From the Actinomycetota bacterium genome, the window CTCCCACGCCCCGAGCACCTGCTCACCCTCCTGCTCGCGGCAGAGCGCCTGCGCCCACAGGGACACGTTGTCCTTCCAGGTCCGCCCGATCGTCTCGGCGAACACCGTCGGCGCGATCCGTGACAGCTGCTCGTAGATGGTCTCGTGACGCAGCTTCGAGCCCAGGATCACATCCGGTTCGAGAGCGGCGATCGCCTCGAGGTCGGGCTCCAGCTCGGTGCCCACGACCTGCGCGTCGTGCACCTCGTCGGGCAGGTAGGCGTAGAACTCGTCGGTCCACGGCTCGACCACCCCCACCGGGGTGACACCGAGCGCCAGCGTCGAATCGGTCTGGCCCTGGCCCAACGTCACCACGCGCACCGGCGTGCAGGCCACGTGCGTGGTGCCCATCGCGTGCTCCACGGTGGCCAGCTCGTTGCTGTCGGCGTCGGCCGCTGGCGTGGATGTGGCGGAGACGTCGCCAGCTGCAGGTGCGGCCGCGTCGCTCCCGCAGCCCGACAGCAAACCGGCGACGATCCCCAGCAGCGTGGCGCCGTTCGAGACCCTCATCGCGTCCCACCTCTCACGTCGGCGACGACCGTCGTTGCGCTGTTTACTCCGACCTCGACCTGGGTGTCCGCCGCAGGTCGACGAACCGGTACGTGGGTGGCCGGGCTGGCTGCGGCTCCCGACAGACCAGCGGCCGCGGCTCGCCCTCACGGCGCACCTCGATGCGCACGTCGTAGACGTCGGTCCCCGACTCGAGAACGACGTCGTGGATGCCACCGGCCCGGCGCCGGTGGCCCACCGGTCGCAGCGCGTCCACCCCGACGAGCCGCTCGTGGCGGCGCACGTGGTAGTCGGCGGC encodes:
- a CDS encoding iron-siderophore ABC transporter substrate-binding protein → MRVSNGATLLGIVAGLLSGCGSDAAAPAAGDVSATSTPAADADSNELATVEHAMGTTHVACTPVRVVTLGQGQTDSTLALGVTPVGVVEPWTDEFYAYLPDEVHDAQVVGTELEPDLEAIAALEPDVILGSKLRHETIYEQLSRIAPTVFAETIGRTWKDNVSLWAQALCREQEGEQVLGAWEERTADFERDLGELADTEVSLIRFMPDQVRIYLTGFPGSVLRDAGLDRPEAQQVEDWETSEQLIGISQERIPDMDGDVMFVMLSDWTEGEAVQLQEQWTSHPLWRRLRAVENHAVFPVNEEHWNLGGGILAANAMLDDLAQHFLEPGGVRAALTGDRPSGAETATGNGG